TTATTACCCTGACCTTTCCCTCTTCGGCTCTCCATGCGAAACCACCTGCGATATTAATATAATCTCTGACTGAAAAATCGGGATTGAATTCCAGATTCCCGGGGAATACTGCCTGACCGATTATTGTTATGTAGTCTTTCTTCTCTATCACAAAAATCTGATCATTTTTCTTCAAGATCAAGTCGTCTGTTTTATCACGAAAGACTTTCTGAAAGTCAATAACAATCCTGCCGTGACGCTGACGGGATTTTGATTTAAGATAATCATACTCGTCATCAGTCATATCTTTTCGGGGTATTAATTTAATTCTCTCAAATTCAGGATCATAAGCGGATTCACCAGAGGCCCGAATAATGTATGAGTTTTTCATCGATGCCTTTTCAAGAAACCCGCCTGCTTCAGGAATAATTTGGGAGAGTTTTGTCACCCCCTCAGTAATCTTGTAAGGCCCGGGATATCTGACAAAGCCATCAATAATAACAATGTTCTCTTGAAGATAGAGCGGTTTTGTGCGTACAACTATTCTGTCTTTGTTTTGTAACTTAAAGCCACCGGAAATCAAATAGCCCGAACTCTCGCGGATGCTGTTTTGGGTATGATTGTCATCCGCAAATCGAATCACTTCAATTGTATCAAGAAATGCAGCATCGAGATATCCTCCTGCAATTTTAAGAAGTTCAGCATAAGTTTCCCCTTCTTTATACTCATAAACCCCGGGATATTTGACCATACCTGATAGACTGACGGTCTTGTCAAGTTTGTCGACCATAATATAATCGCCTTCTTCGAGCAATGGATTCTGATTTCTGTCCGCAAGTCTGATGAATGACAGCAGATCAATATATTTTGTTCCACCGTCTTTCGAAATGATTTTTATGTTTCTGATATTGGCAACGGGTGTAAAACCCCCATCCATCAGAATGTCATTTAATCGTGAGTTTGCAAGAACGACTTTACTCCCCTTCTTTAAAACCTCACCATAAATCGCAATTTTTATCCTTCTTATACCTGATAGAGTTACGAAGATATTTTTACTCTTGTATTTCCTGGCAAATTCGGCTCTGATCTTATCTTTGGCATCTCTAAGAGTCAAACCGCTCAGCTTAATCATTCCGATTTTTGGCAGAAGAAGAAGACCATCCGGGTTTATTTTAGCATCAAAAACAAGAGTTTCGATATCATCGAGACTGATCTTGAACTGATCTCCAGGTCCAACCAAATAGACATTTTCATCGACACCTCCTTCAACCACAGCAATGTCATCATTTTTTTGGATTGAAGAATCGGTGATTATAAATGCCCTGTCAGCATATGAAGGCAGGTCTTGTGAACGGATCACGGTAGAAAAAAGAGAAAGGAACAGCATCACTGCCGTTCCTTTTCCAAAAATAGAGAATATTTTGATTAGCTGTCTCATCGCAGGACTATGCGTTTTCTCCGGTTTTAGTCGAGCGTGAGTAGTAATAGTAATATTTGTAGTATGAACCATAGGAGCTCTTATAGACAAAATTATTAAGTACTGCACCAATAAAGTGATGTGTACCCTGTCTCATAATCTCACCGGCTCTTCTCAAGAGTTCCATCTCAGTAGTATCGGCTGAAACAACCAAAATTGATCCGTCAACATATCTTGACAGAATCTCGGAATCTGTTACGGCTATTACAGGTGGAGTATCCAGGATTATGAAGTCATACCTGCCTCTTAACTCATTCAGGAAGTTTAGCATCGCTTCTGATTCCATCAACTCCGCCGGATTTGGAGGAATGGTACCGCAGGGAATGAAATCCAGATTAGGCATTTCAGTTGTACGGATAATCTCATCCAAAGTGTTATGGCTGAACAGATAATCAACCAAACCGGGGTGTCTGTTCATATTGAAAACATTATGAACTCTGGGTTTTCTTAAATCGCAGTCAACCAAAAGTACTTTTTTGTTGATCTGTGAAAAGCTTCCTGCAAGGTTTGTTGCAATGATTGTTTTACCTTCAGTAGGAGCTGATGAGGTTACAAGAATTACTTTCATCTTGGCAGCATCAGGAGTGGTAAATTGCAAACGGGTCCTGAGTGCTCTGAATGCTTCGGCAGGAATTGAGTCAGGTTTTGAGAATACAATAAACTCGTTCGAACTTCCCTTCGTTGCATCAATACCCTCAATTCTCGGAATCCATGAAAGTACATTGAAGCCAAGTTTTGTGAGTTGATCAGGAGTTTTTACGGTCTTGTCGAAGTAATCTCTCACAAATACATATGAAATTGATACAACGAGACCCAACACAATACCGATGATAACAATCAGGGTACGGTTTGGTTTGGCAGGTGAAGTCATCACCCTTGCAACTTCAATCACTACCACATTACCTGGTTGCGACTGTTCATTTATGACGGCTTCCTGAAATCTCTGTTCGATCAGCGTGTAAAGTTTTTCAAGCCCTTCACGGGTTCTTGTAAGCTTTGCAAGTTCTATGGCACTTCTTGGAAGTGTCCCAAATTTTCCTTCATACTGTGCCAACTGGCTTGTGACTTGGGCTATCGAAAAGGTCAGTCCCTTTTCCTGAATATCCAATTCCAAAAGCTTTAATGCAACTGTTTTGTATTCTTCAGGTGTGTTTGCCACCGCGCTTTTCTGGAAGGTTTCTACTTTTTCATTAAGCTTATCTTTAAGAAGATTGATTTTGACATCAATCTCTTTCAGAGCTCTGGCATTCTTGGGATCTTTTTCATTGCCAACAACAAGTAATTTCTGAATCTCCAGTTTGGCAATTTCTGTCTGGAGTTGGTCAAAATAACCTTTTACCTCATATTGTGCGAGGTAATCAAGTGCATCAGGATCAAGCTTTGCAAGTTTGGCTTTGTATGATTCGATTGCATTTTGAGTCGATTTCAACTCTATTTCATACATCCCCTTGCTGGCTTCAAGAGTGGAAATCTGTGAAATCAGATTGGAAGCCTGATTGTCGAGGGCTATAATTCCCCCGCTCTCCTGAAAAGTCTTTAACATATCCTCAGCCTGATTCAAAGCCTCAAGCTTTTCACCCCGCTGTTGATCAAGGTAATTTTTGATTACAACAAGCTGGTCACGATTGAACATCAGGTTTAGGTTGCGGTACTCGGAAGAATATGTATTGGCTATCAGAGCCGCTTCATATGGTGAAGGTGAACTCGCCGAAAGAATTACAAAATCCAGGCCTCTTTTTTGTTCAACAGTCACGAGACTTGAGAGAGTAATTGCGAGTTGTTCTTTGGTCATCAGTTTTTTCTTGCTCTGGTCGAGTCTGTCACTGGTCAAAAGAACAGAGAAAGTGTCTTTTTTCTGCGCATTATTGAATGAATCAATAAGTGCGGAGGCCACTCTTTCTCTTAGAGTATAACTTTTAATGACCTCAATTTCATTTGAGATGAATCTATCCTCTGAACCAAATGGTTGAAGAAGCGGGTTCGATTCAAGAATATTACCGGAGTTTTTATTGATTTTTACAAGTGTTGTAGAATTGTAGATATCAACCGCATTTATTGCGTAAACCAGGGCAAAAATGAAGGAAACAGCAGTAATAATAAGTATAGGGAGCAGGTTTCCCCTGATCAATTGAAGATAATCTACAATTGATTTCGTTTCCTGGAATTGCGAATTGTTGAATTCTGTATCCAAAAGTTCCTCTAATTTCGTGTAATATTCAGGATTAAAATAGTTAATGATATAGCAGCAGATAGAACCTGCAGTGCTATAGAGAGATAATCTCTAAAGAAAAATCTTGGCTCACCCTTCAAAAGAAGAATATCGCCCGGTTGAAGTCTCGGGATGGTATCCACGGGACGGATATGATCCTCCCAAAGGAGGGAATTGTAATTCAGTTCGAGAACCCTGTTACCGGTGCTGGAAATTAACGAACTGTCTTTTGCATTTTTAGGTGGTGGAAATGCGGCGGTATCACTGTTGGCGAATCTAAACAATGCTATCTGCTCAAGCAATGCATCTGTGGTAGGACCACCGGCAAACGCAAGCAGGTCAAGCACCGTTGTTCCTTCGGGGACAAGATATTTACCCGGAAACTTTACATATCCGAGGGCAGAGACTGTAATATTTATTCTGTCGGGATCTGAATAATCATAGAACGCACCACCTGTTTGCCTTATGGTAGCATCCCTTCCAACTTTCACATCCTGTGCTTTAATAATAAATGTTGTGCTAAAAACCAGAAGAAAGAACAGTAATTTGGTAAACCTCATGTCTCTACTTTTTATTTATGATGTGCAAATATATTGATTATTTCAAACTTTTTAAAGCGTATTTAGTTTCTTAACTCAATTTTAATTGAAAATGCGGCAAGAAAAGTACCTAAAAAGGCTATTAAAGGAGCAGATACCCAAGAGAGCATCACTCCCACGGTATCGGACGAATTCGAAATGTTTATTTCTAAAAATTCCAAACCTGAATTTACAACAATTC
This genomic window from Ignavibacteria bacterium contains:
- a CDS encoding SLBB domain-containing protein, with protein sequence MRQLIKIFSIFGKGTAVMLFLSLFSTVIRSQDLPSYADRAFIITDSSIQKNDDIAVVEGGVDENVYLVGPGDQFKISLDDIETLVFDAKINPDGLLLLPKIGMIKLSGLTLRDAKDKIRAEFARKYKSKNIFVTLSGIRRIKIAIYGEVLKKGSKVVLANSRLNDILMDGGFTPVANIRNIKIISKDGGTKYIDLLSFIRLADRNQNPLLEEGDYIMVDKLDKTVSLSGMVKYPGVYEYKEGETYAELLKIAGGYLDAAFLDTIEVIRFADDNHTQNSIRESSGYLISGGFKLQNKDRIVVRTKPLYLQENIVIIDGFVRYPGPYKITEGVTKLSQIIPEAGGFLEKASMKNSYIIRASGESAYDPEFERIKLIPRKDMTDDEYDYLKSKSRQRHGRIVIDFQKVFRDKTDDLILKKNDQIFVIEKKDYITIIGQAVFPGNLEFNPDFSVRDYINIAGGFAWRAEEGKVRVIKGRTGEWVEEDKVIKLEPGDTIWIPEKPQAPKFWDVFKDTLTILGQLATVIAATVAVIISTR
- a CDS encoding polysaccharide biosynthesis tyrosine autokinase — translated: MDTEFNNSQFQETKSIVDYLQLIRGNLLPILIITAVSFIFALVYAINAVDIYNSTTLVKINKNSGNILESNPLLQPFGSEDRFISNEIEVIKSYTLRERVASALIDSFNNAQKKDTFSVLLTSDRLDQSKKKLMTKEQLAITLSSLVTVEQKRGLDFVILSASSPSPYEAALIANTYSSEYRNLNLMFNRDQLVVIKNYLDQQRGEKLEALNQAEDMLKTFQESGGIIALDNQASNLISQISTLEASKGMYEIELKSTQNAIESYKAKLAKLDPDALDYLAQYEVKGYFDQLQTEIAKLEIQKLLVVGNEKDPKNARALKEIDVKINLLKDKLNEKVETFQKSAVANTPEEYKTVALKLLELDIQEKGLTFSIAQVTSQLAQYEGKFGTLPRSAIELAKLTRTREGLEKLYTLIEQRFQEAVINEQSQPGNVVVIEVARVMTSPAKPNRTLIVIIGIVLGLVVSISYVFVRDYFDKTVKTPDQLTKLGFNVLSWIPRIEGIDATKGSSNEFIVFSKPDSIPAEAFRALRTRLQFTTPDAAKMKVILVTSSAPTEGKTIIATNLAGSFSQINKKVLLVDCDLRKPRVHNVFNMNRHPGLVDYLFSHNTLDEIIRTTEMPNLDFIPCGTIPPNPAELMESEAMLNFLNELRGRYDFIILDTPPVIAVTDSEILSRYVDGSILVVSADTTEMELLRRAGEIMRQGTHHFIGAVLNNFVYKSSYGSYYKYYYYYSRSTKTGENA
- a CDS encoding SLBB domain-containing protein, whose product is MRFTKLLFFLLVFSTTFIIKAQDVKVGRDATIRQTGGAFYDYSDPDRINITVSALGYVKFPGKYLVPEGTTVLDLLAFAGGPTTDALLEQIALFRFANSDTAAFPPPKNAKDSSLISSTGNRVLELNYNSLLWEDHIRPVDTIPRLQPGDILLLKGEPRFFFRDYLSIALQVLSAAISLTILILNITRN